From Triticum aestivum cultivar Chinese Spring chromosome 4A, IWGSC CS RefSeq v2.1, whole genome shotgun sequence, a single genomic window includes:
- the LOC123082164 gene encoding histone deacetylase 2-like, translating into MDMGANSLPSPSCPDGRKRRVCYYYDPGISNVDYGKGHSMVPRRVAMTHGLVASYGLLNDMTRLRTRPASPEELLAFHDQKYVDLLGRLTPAAYISDGDLRRTAEEHGIGPVRRWDDGACTNDNPVIDGLMEYCLSYAGGSLAAARALCGGDHDVAINWSGGMHHACRGHANGFCYVNDIVLAIKQLLGRFRRVLYVDIDAHHGDGVEKAFADSNQVMTLSFHQYQTDFFPGTGSIDDVGDGAGRYHALNVPLKKGMDDQGYHELFKPIVGKAMQVFQPDAVVLQCGADSLSGDRLAGLELSVGGHAECVRYLRGFNAPLLLLGGGGYTINHVASCWCYETAVAVGKEDEIADEIPHHPYDHYYRSQGYKLQCRTEAPGSLSSGENKDAAAIRVKALEHLSAINCAPSIQFHEPCGAAAQGMDVDDLCHDDDNDEEEEEDPMERLQRLCDNADLAGFFVELGRKHRLSSSAMV; encoded by the exons ATGGATATGGGCGCCAACTCGCTGCCGTCGCCGTCGTGCCCCGACGGCCGGAAGCGGCGCGTGTGCTACTACTACGACCCGGGCATCTCCAACGTCGACTACGGCAAGGGACACTCCATGGTGCCCCGCCGCGTCGCGATGACCCACGGCCTCGTCGCCTCCTACGGCCTCCTCAACGACATGACTCGCCTCCGCACCAGGCCCGCCAGCCCGGAGGAGCTCCTCGCGTTCCACGACCAGAAATACGTCGACCTCCTCGGCAGGCTCACCCCCGCCGCGTACATcagcgacggcgatctccggcggACGGCCGAGGAGCACGGCATCGGCCCCGTGCGCCGCTGGGACGACGGCGCCTGCACGAACGACAACCCCGTCATCGACGGACTCATGGAGTACTGCCTGAGCTACGCCGGCGGGTCGCTGGCCGCGGCGCGCGCGCTCTGCGGGGGCGACCACGACGTCGCTATCAACTGGTCCGGCGGCATGCACCACGCGTGCCGGGGCCACGCCAACGGCTTCTGCTACGTGAACGACATCGTGCTCGCCATCAAGCAGCTCCTCGGCCGCTTCCGGCGGGTGCTGTACGTGGACATCGACGCGCACCACGGGGACGGCGTGGAGAAGGCCTTCGCGGACTCCAACCAGGTGATGACGCTGTCCTTCCACCAGTACCAAACCGATTTCTTCCCCGGCACCGGGAGCATCGACGACGTCGGCGATGGGGCCGGCAGGTACCACGCCCTCAACGTGCCGCTCAAGAAGGGCATGGACGACCAGGGGTACCATGAGCTGTTCAAGCCGATCGTGGGCAAGGCCATGCAGGTGTTCCAGCCGGACGCCGTGGTGCTGCAGTGCGGCGCCGACTCGCTCTCCGGCGACCGGCTCGCCGGCCTCGAGCTGTCGGTGGGCGGCCACGCGGAGTGCGTCAGGTACCTGCGGGGATTCAACGCGCCGCTGctcctcctcggcggcggcggctacacCATTAACCACGTCGCCTCCTGCTGGTGCTACGAG ACGGCGGTGGCCGTGGGCAAGGAAGACGAGATCGCCGACGAGATACCACACCATCCGTACGATCACTACTACAGGAGCCAGGGTTACAAGCTCCAGTGTCGCACGGAGGCGCCCGGCAGCCTCAGCAGCGGGGAGAATAAGGACGCGGCCGCCATTAGGGTGAAAGCCCTGGAGCACCTCTCGGCGATCAACTGCGCCCCGAGCATACAGTTCCACGAGCCATGCGGCGCGGCGGCCCAAGGCATGGACGTCGACGACCTCTGccacgacgacgacaacgatgaagaagaagaagaagacccaaTGGAGAGGCTGCAGCGGCTGTGCGACAACGCGGACCTCGCCGGGTTTTTCGTGGAGTTGGGGCGGAAGCACAGACTATCGTCCTCTGCCATGGTTTGA